TTTCCAGTTTTTTGATTGCCTTTTAAAAAAACACTTCCAACAGCATGAAGGGCTTCTAAATCCTTAAATTTAATTGAAGAATATTTTTTAGAAATTGATTGTAATGCCGAGATCGCATCAACATCGGAAGGAGCCATTATTCCTATTGTTATCCAGTCGGCATTATTAATACTTATCTCAAGCTCTTCTAATAATTTTTTTATTTGTACTTTACTTAAATGAGGAGCTGATCTAAGAGTGTTTAAATCAAATAAATTCTCTATTTCCACTTAATTAATTCAACGGGAGGTTAACTGTTATCCAAATGTTCTACCATTCCATGCCCACATTGAGGCGGGTACATCCGCAAAAGAAATATAAATCTTATCTAATGGGATACCCATTTTCTCATATATAAAATTACTTAATGCCATTGCCATCTCAGAAGGATTTAAGGAACCTATTGACTTAATTTCCAAAAAGCAACAAGGATTTTCATCCTCAAAATATATTTCAGATTCATCATCCAACTTAGCCATTACAAATCTTTTTGATTTTTTAGTTAAAGATGAAATTAAGATTGAAATTTCTTCAAGTAATTTTTTCTTATCTTCTACTTTTACTGAAGTTACAACATTAATGTAAGGCATATTTATGAAGCCAGATAATTTTTCTGGTAATCACTTTGGCTGTTGACAATTTTATTTTTTAAAACTCTTTTTGATGATAGATATGCCATATCATATGAACTTATTCCATTTTTATAGGGATTAAAAAGAGCATTTTTAGACCTGCTTTTTTTACTCCTTTTAAATCCAATCATTGTTAATTAAATTATTAATTAATAATTTAACTTTTTTTTTATTGATGTCTAGTTTTTTTCAGAATTTTTAATCAATTAAAACTAAAATATATTTATAAAACACAATATTAATTCTTATTTATTAAATTTAGTATGTAATTAACTGAAATTTTGGAAGTTTTAAATAATTATCAGAGAAAAAAACCTGATGAGAGTAATGATGAAGAATTCTATTCTGCTCCAAAATTTGTCTATCATTTAGATGCAAACTTCAGGCAATATCTATCAAGTATTTATGAAAATGAAATTGAAGAGTATTCAAATGTCCTTGACTTAATGTCCAGTTGGGATAGTTATTTACCAAAAGGGAAAAAATATAAAAAAGTTATTGGGCATGGACTAAACAAACAAGAACTTGAAAAGAATAAGATACTTGATTCTTATTGGATACAAAATTTCAATTTAAATCAAGAAATTCCTCTAGATAATGAAAGCATTGATTATTGTTTATTGGTAGCAGCATGGCAATACTTACAATATCCAGAGAATTTAACCAAAGAAATCGCAAGAATCTTGAGTAGTCAGGGCAAAATTATAATTGCTTTTTCAAATAGAGCATTTTGGCATAAGGCTCCTACTATATGGACTTCATCTACTGAAGAAGAGAGAGTCAAATATGTAAGAAAAGTATTAATTTCAAACGGATTTAATGAGCCAAAAATTATAAAAAAATTTAATGAACCTCCTCTTAAGATCTTTAATTTCTTAAATAAAGACCCGTTTTATTGTTTAATTGCAACTAAAGAGTAAATAATTCCCATATCAAATATGAAACAAATTTAAAAAAAATGAAAATTATATCTCATAGCCATACTTTAAAATTCTTACTAATATTGGATAGTTAAAATAAATAATTATGGGTTCTAAAAGAGAAAAATATCCCGAAAAATGCCCTTGGGATCTTGGTCCTAATCAAAATTTAGCCAATGAAGAAAACTGGACTTTAAGATTAGGAGAAGCCAACGTATGTTTTAGTAAAAATAAACTAGATAATAATTATTTTCATGTAATCAGTAATGAAAATGAAGAACAGATATTAGCTTTTAGAGCAAGACTCCTTTATCAAAAACTATTGGACAAAGGATTTAGATTGGTTGAATAAAAACTTAATCTAATAAACATAGATCCTTGAAAACAAACTTTTGTATTTCTTCTTCTTGATTTTGATTTAAATATTTTATTGTTCTCGAATTTAAAATCCAATAATTCTCTTCACTTATTTTTATAAAGTCATCCTCATATTCCAATTTTTGTGAGTTTGCCTTAAGAGTATTCAGATCAATTTGTTGACTACTGTATTTTTTACTTAAAACCCCGATTCCTGTATCTAAAAATTCGTCAACAAAGATTTCAATTATATTCCCATGAATTTTTCTATAAACCATATTAATACATTTATCCTTAACCCTATACTTATCTCCATCATTTTTCCCTGAAACTTTCATTTCTATTCCACTTTCAGAACTTTTAACTAAATTAAAATTATTCTCTGAATGCACAGATTGAAATTGTCTCTTTACTCTATGTATACATACTTCAAATAATTGTGAGGAAATACTTTTAACAATCTTGTCATCATCTATTTCCTGAATGTTAGGTTTAAAGTCTTTACCTAATACGAATTTACCTTCATGAATAATATTATTAATTGAAAAAATACATTTACCCTGATAACCATGAAATTCATTCTTCCAGGTATACCTATTTTCATAGGCTTTTCGAAAAATCTCCTTACAATTAATTTCTTTTGGATTCTCCATTAATTCTTAAACTCATAAAAATAATTCTACAAAAAAAATCCTCTCTAGTTTAAAGAGAGGATATTTTTTTTAAATTTAACTATTTTTGTGTAATTTTTGCGTCTTCCATATTGTCAAACGCTTGACCAATTTTCTTGAAGTCAAATCCCATAGCTCTTAGAGCATGCCATAAATGACCTTGTAAGAAAAAGAATCCCAAATAAAAATGAGCATTTGCAAGCCAAGCTCTTGAACTATATACACCAGAACCTAAATCAACTGTATCAGTAAAATAAGGAGCGAATTCAAATTGAAGTTTTAAAGGTTCTCCATAAAGATCAACTGGGTAAATTGTTGTATTAGAAGCGCACCAGAATGCAGCTACAAAAGCCATATAGGAAACGCCTACTACTGAGTAAGACAAAATAGCCTCAGCTCCAAGTAAACCTTTACCTTTGAATTCCGTATATTCTCCAACTTGCTTAGTAAAAATGTGGAAAATTCCGCCAATAATTTCTAAAAAGGCTAGAAATGCATGACCTCCTAAAACATCTTCTAAACTATCTATTTTTAGAAAATCAAATTGATGATTCCATATTTCTGACAAATTCAAATCATATTCAACTTGTCTTACTGCTCCGAGAGCTGGGTCATAGATCCCATGCCATTTAGCCCATTCTACGAACCAAATAGCTCCTATACCTAAAAAGATTAGATGATGACCAAGAATAAAAGTTAATTTATCTGGATCATCCCATTCAAAATCAAATTTTCTTGGCTTACTGGTTTCAGGATAATCCGCAAGATCCCCAGCAAATTTATTGGAATGTAATAATCCACCAGCACCTAATACAGCAGAGAAGATTAGATGCAATGTGCAAATTACAGTAATTCCGTATGTTTCGGTAATAACTCCATTTTCAATACCGCCGATCCCAAGACCTGCGAGGTGAGGTAAACAAATTAGATTTTGTGAACCCATTGGAATACTGGCATCGTAACGAGCTAACTCAAATAATCCAAAAGCACCTGCCCAGAACATCATAAGTCCTGCATGAGCAGCGTGAGAAGCTATGAATTTACCTGAACGGCCAACAACACCAGAATTCCCTGCGTACCAGTCATAGGTGACATCAGATTTTCCGTAAGTTTGTAACACTTGTTTTAAATAAACTGCAAGTTGAGCATATTGCTAATCAGTAATGTTTTTTACATGTTCTTTACAGATTTAATTACTTATGTAAAAAAAACATATTTTGAAAGAACAAATGTTACAAAGAAGAAAGTAATATCTTTGAAAGATTACGCCAATGAAGAAATTTCGCCCTTTAGCTGAGAAGCCCAACTTTCAAGACGTGAATCAGTTAAATCAGATTCACTATCCTCATCAAGAGGCAATCCACAAAAGCTTTCTCCAATGACACTTTTAGACTCATCAAATGTATAAGAAGATTTATCTACATAACCGACCATTTCAGCGCCTGCTTTAATGAAGTAGCTATGAAGTTCTTCCATGGCATCACAATAATTTTCTGTATAGGTAGAAGAATCTCCTAAACCAAAAATTGCAACCTTTTTCCCTGATAAACTTAATTCACCAATGTCCTCTAAGATTGAATCCCATGCAGTCCCTGATCTTTCTTCATCTGCTCCGGTGTTCCAAGTAGGGATCCCGCAGATAATTCCATCAAGACCTTCAAATTCTGAAAGGTCATCCACATCAGATACATCTTTAGGTGCTTCTGCGGAAGAAAGAAAGTTGTGAAGACGATCCGCAACGTCTTCTGTTTTTCCTGTTGTAGTAGCGTAATAAATTCCTACAGTCATAACTTCAAATTGTTTACCTTAGAATAATAAAATTAAAAAACCTTAAATTAATTTCTTTAAAAACTTTTTCATGTAAAATTTTATACCAATTAAGGTAAGAAAATTTTTTTGAGGAAAATTAATAAAAAACATTGAAAAAACCGTGACTGACAAATTTCAAAATAGTATCAATAATCTTGTTGAGGAATTCAACTTTAAAGGAGAAAAACGATTTAAATTAATTGTTTTATTTGGTTTATTGGGAGATTTTGATAGCTTTGAATATGCAATAAATTTGAAAAACTTTATCAATAATCAACAAGTTAAAAATTTAGATATTTTCGCCATTGCTATTGGAAACATAAATGGGAAAAGGAAATTCTGTAAATTTACTGGCTTTCGTGAAGAAAATTTAATAGTTGTTTCTGATAACCACATTCATAATAATTTAAAAATCCCAAGAGGTTTAGATATAGGTTTAGGTGGTTGGATCAATATGCTTTTAATGTTATCTGGAATAAATTCTTTTAAAACTATTAAAGAAGTTCTTAGAGGCTATACAGGAGACCGTAAAGCAAAGCAAATCTATTCAGAATTCGACAAAATTGACGTTTTAAAGTTTCTAAACTTTTCAGGTGATTCTTTTAGAAAGGTTTTTGGGGATGGTTATTTGAGACCATTTGAATTGGCAACATTTAGATTAAATAATATGAATGAAATAATTAAAAATTGGGGTGATTATATTCTTAATGAAAAATACCTTCCTCAAAGAGGAGCTTCTTTTTTATTGAATGATAAAAATCAAGTTATCTATAAATTTTTTTCGAGCGATGTGCTTGGATATTCATCAAACATGAGGGATCCTCTAGGATTTTTATCTGATTTAATTAAAGATTAGTTTTAAAACCTTTTTATGAATGTAGACATATTTGGATATTTCGCAGCAATTTTGACAACAGCTGCATTTCTACCTCAATTGATAAAAACTTTAAAATCAAAAAAGGCAGATGATGTTTCTTTGACAACTTTGATAATGTTTATTATCGGAGTTTTATCATGGATTATTTACGGTTATAAAATTTCTTCAACACCAATATTGATAGCCAATTTAATTACCA
This window of the Prochlorococcus sp. MIT 1314 genome carries:
- a CDS encoding DUF1824 family protein, which translates into the protein MEIENLFDLNTLRSAPHLSKVQIKKLLEELEISINNADWITIGIMAPSDVDAISALQSISKKYSSIKFKDLEALHAVGSVFLKGNQKTGNVFIRSEKGLGEGILLTCQYDEDSKESSTFGPLPLDFFD
- a CDS encoding phenylpyruvate tautomerase MIF-related protein produces the protein MPYINVVTSVKVEDKKKLLEEISILISSLTKKSKRFVMAKLDDESEIYFEDENPCCFLEIKSIGSLNPSEMAMALSNFIYEKMGIPLDKIYISFADVPASMWAWNGRTFG
- a CDS encoding methyltransferase domain-containing protein, encoding MEVLNNYQRKKPDESNDEEFYSAPKFVYHLDANFRQYLSSIYENEIEEYSNVLDLMSSWDSYLPKGKKYKKVIGHGLNKQELEKNKILDSYWIQNFNLNQEIPLDNESIDYCLLVAAWQYLQYPENLTKEIARILSSQGKIIIAFSNRAFWHKAPTIWTSSTEEERVKYVRKVLISNGFNEPKIIKKFNEPPLKIFNFLNKDPFYCLIATKE
- a CDS encoding DUF3386 family protein, with amino-acid sequence MENPKEINCKEIFRKAYENRYTWKNEFHGYQGKCIFSINNIIHEGKFVLGKDFKPNIQEIDDDKIVKSISSQLFEVCIHRVKRQFQSVHSENNFNLVKSSESGIEMKVSGKNDGDKYRVKDKCINMVYRKIHGNIIEIFVDEFLDTGIGVLSKKYSSQQIDLNTLKANSQKLEYEDDFIKISEENYWILNSRTIKYLNQNQEEEIQKFVFKDLCLLD
- a CDS encoding chlorophyll a/b binding light-harvesting protein, yielding MLQTYGKSDVTYDWYAGNSGVVGRSGKFIASHAAHAGLMMFWAGAFGLFELARYDASIPMGSQNLICLPHLAGLGIGGIENGVITETYGITVICTLHLIFSAVLGAGGLLHSNKFAGDLADYPETSKPRKFDFEWDDPDKLTFILGHHLIFLGIGAIWFVEWAKWHGIYDPALGAVRQVEYDLNLSEIWNHQFDFLKIDSLEDVLGGHAFLAFLEIIGGIFHIFTKQVGEYTEFKGKGLLGAEAILSYSVVGVSYMAFVAAFWCASNTTIYPVDLYGEPLKLQFEFAPYFTDTVDLGSGVYSSRAWLANAHFYLGFFFLQGHLWHALRAMGFDFKKIGQAFDNMEDAKITQK
- the fldA gene encoding flavodoxin FldA — its product is MTVGIYYATTTGKTEDVADRLHNFLSSAEAPKDVSDVDDLSEFEGLDGIICGIPTWNTGADEERSGTAWDSILEDIGELSLSGKKVAIFGLGDSSTYTENYCDAMEELHSYFIKAGAEMVGYVDKSSYTFDESKSVIGESFCGLPLDEDSESDLTDSRLESWASQLKGEISSLA
- a CDS encoding AhpC/TSA family protein — its product is MTDKFQNSINNLVEEFNFKGEKRFKLIVLFGLLGDFDSFEYAINLKNFINNQQVKNLDIFAIAIGNINGKRKFCKFTGFREENLIVVSDNHIHNNLKIPRGLDIGLGGWINMLLMLSGINSFKTIKEVLRGYTGDRKAKQIYSEFDKIDVLKFLNFSGDSFRKVFGDGYLRPFELATFRLNNMNEIIKNWGDYILNEKYLPQRGASFLLNDKNQVIYKFFSSDVLGYSSNMRDPLGFLSDLIKD
- a CDS encoding SemiSWEET transporter: MNVDIFGYFAAILTTAAFLPQLIKTLKSKKADDVSLTTLIMFIIGVLSWIIYGYKISSTPILIANLITMILNVLILISKIYFSKTLSQ